Below is a genomic region from Miscanthus floridulus cultivar M001 chromosome 1, ASM1932011v1, whole genome shotgun sequence.
CATAACGATATTCAAGGAAGGAATACCCGCTTCCTAGCATGCTGCCCCACCACAATTTTTGCATCGATTGTATTTCTTAGGAACCCCACACCACCGGCCTTGTACCATTGCATAGCCCATTGGTAGggtcaatattcctaagcaatatgACATGACACCTGAGCTTGAGCTTCAAGACGTGTGGAGGCAGCCCATTGGGGGTCAGACTATTAAGGAACTCCAATAGATAATAGTTATGTGGATCATCTACCGTGGAGTCAAAACTGTGATACACCATCTCACCGCCCTGGAACATATCAAtcattttcatattgatcatgtcaaCCCAATCGTTACATGTAGATAAAATCGCTCTCGTGGTGATGTAGCCTTTGTCTGCCATATTTGCATTTAGATCTGGAAAGATGATGCCGATCAATCTATGAAGATCTTTCTCGGCATCGCCAGAGTACGGGACACAAATCTCATCTAGAATACATACATTGCCATCTTCGTTAACCTCTTCCGTTCCACCACCAATGCGCAATAGATAATCTGCAAACCTCGAGTCACTCTGAGCCCTCATGTTGCGGACGAGCTTTAGGTGGCGCATGGATTCCCAAAGATACGACCTTCGTAGAGAAGCACCAACTATTTGAGCCATGGATCCTTTTCGCACAACAAGGAGGACCTGTCTAAAATCCCCACCAAGGACAACAGTCTTCCCACCAAATGGTAGGTCTGACCAGCCCATTATATCCCATAGGCTATTGTCTAGTGCTTCCACATTTTGCCTCTTTGTCATAGATGCCTCGTCCCAAATTACGAGAGCTGCTTGCTGCAGCAACTTGGCTGTACCACTCTGTTTTGTGAAGCTACAACAACCACCCTCTTCAATAGTGAGGGGTATCTTGAAACATGAGTGGGCCATCCTCCCACCTAGCATTATGGATGCTGCGACTCCAGATGTAGCTGTAGCCACGACAAGCTTGTCCTGGCTACGTAGTTTTGCGAGAAGTGCCCTATACAAAAAGGTCTTTCTCGTCCTGCCAGGTCCATCCATAAAGAACATCCCACCTTGTTTGCTGTAGATAGTGGCCATTATCTCATCATAGGCAGACCTTTGCTTGGCGTTGAGTGAGTCGCACAATAGCACATCTTCGGGATTCTGCTCGACACTAGCTTCCTCAAATATCTCATAAGGAATATGGCTAGCATCGTCGTATGAGTGAACAATATCAGGAAGAGGAAATGACCTTATGTCCTTCCCCATAGACTGCATCATGTTTCTAATGTCTATCAAAACCATCTGTTGCACCAGATCCAGGGATGGATTATTGCGGCTGTAGTCCTCTGACTTTGCATCATAGTGTTTTTTCCACAACCATATCACATCATTCGGCTCACAGAATACCAATATTGTTACAAATAGCCTTCGCAGAGAGGAAGGCATCTGAAAGAAAGTAGCTTCACTTAGACATTTATCTAGTGTATTGTCTTCTTCGATTAGACCCCTCCTTTCTGTAGCTTCACGAAACAAAGGCAGTGGCATGCCATCAACTGTCCTAAGGTGTTCGTATGAGGTAGCACCAGCAACATTGTTTAAGAGAATACGAAGAAAGTAGCATTCTCCCTCAGCAGGATGGGCCGAGATGACTTGCCAACTTGGAAAACGGAGTTTTTCCTTTTCTGCCAGAATTTACCATCAGACTGCCAGGTAAAATGCTCTGGGAAGTCCCGATACAAGATTTGGCGGGCTTCCTCATGCATCCTATTTGCCTCGAAGTATGCTTTCAGCATTGACTCTTCTACACCTGGCCTATTAACGATCTATTCGACCTTGTCCCATTTATGAAATGCCACCATGTGCATGTTGGGTAGATGAAGCTGCAACTACTGTACTGGTGGATGGTTCTTGCTCAAGTCAAAGCCATATATCCTCCATAGTGCTTCTAGAGGCGTCACCCACTAGGCGTCTCTatactgcttgatctcatcaacatTACCTTTCTCGTCTGCTTTGTCCGTCTCcctcatcaccatcgacaccctATCGTGTCCCTTGTATATGTACTTGAACATATACTTTACTGATTTGATGCTCCCACAGGCCTCAACATTTATATGGCAGTTGAAGGTATGTAGTAGGCAAGGGTTGTAAGGAACGACCCATTGATTGTCTAGGTAATGGCCTCGAACTTTTTGCGTACAACCATCATTGCGTCGCCGATAGATGGGGTACGAATCCTTTTCCTATGACGTGGCCTCACAGAATGGGCACGGGTAATGGTTTTTGCATGACCCGTGGCCCACCGTGCACGGACAGTATAGATTAAGCGTCCCACAAGGACCATGCATCATATGCTTCGTGACCATCTTGTATAGTTGAGGGTACTTTTTCTTATTTGGTAGCTCTACAGTGATGATCATGTCATATTGCTCGGGACATGTGAGTTTGTACTTCCGTTCCATTATTAGCAAGAAGTGTGCATGCGACAAGCCCCTCTTCTAGATCTCCACTACATATACATAGGCCTTCACCTTCCCAAGTATGTCTTTCTCCATCAACATTTTTCTCATCGCCTCTAACTTTGCTCTGAAGACTCATGTGACGAGATCTAGGCGGTCATGTGGTGTCTGGCATGGATAAAGTTCATTCTTGATCTCATCCCAGTTAGGGTTGCATGTCATTGTGAGGAAGATATCAGGTTTACCATAATTTCACACCAGACCCATTTCATCCATGTACCGGCGCCTCATATCATGGGGTCCTTCGATGAATGAAGAAGACAGGACAGTACGCCTTCTGACATTCTTAGTAGATCCTTCACCCGAATGCATGCTGTTCACCAGGCCTTGGTATAGGTCAGCCCTCAAAGTATCTTGATCATTCCTCATGTAGTCTAAACATGAGCTCTCAATCTTGATGTAGGTGCTGACGATGAATTGCTGGAAAAGACGCCGGCCATGGAGTATTGGATTAAATATCCCTGGCCACATCTAGAACTTGTAGCAGTTGTAGTCGCTCACGGAGACACATGTATTTGCAACAGGTTCTACAAGGATACATTGTTCGAATTAGTATCATGAGTTAACAGAAAAGAGTTTATATTGCATTTTGAAAAGAGTTCAAGTtacctccatcatcatcatcaccattcttAGCACGCTTTTTGCGGATTGCTCGAGCTTGATCAACTTGAGCCATAGTCACACCCACTTTTGGAATGCAGTTGTGCCACCCGAGCTCACCCATTAGAAAGAACACCAGGTATGACAGTGGGTCGTAGCATGCATTATATGAGCGGATGCCGTGTATAGACTGATCCTTCGCTTGCAGGAGAACACTATGCTCGAATTGGCCATGATGCTCACTCCCCTCAACCCAGACGGTGGACACCTCTAATGTCAATGGCACGTTATATGTTCTCTGGTCAAGCCGTTGGTCAAGGTTCAACTCGACTCGGTAATCCTCGAGGTTTTCAATGTGTCCCATACTCCTTAGTTGCTGAGAGTAGGGATTCCCATTAAAGATACTAACCAATTGCTCTATAACTTCTCTATCTTTTTGGGTGCATTGCTCACGACACTTGCTCATCCGATGCTCGAGGGACGGATCATTGTCATAAAAATAAAGCTCGAGGTGTCTCTTTTTGACACCATCCTCTTTACCAAATGATCGTATGTTATGGTAAATCTGGCCATGGGCACAGAATGTGTAGACACCATAGATTCGCATGTTAGTGGTCACACGATCTAGGTGGCAGTACAGAGAAGTGAAAGAGAAGTGGTCGTTGAAATATCTGATGTTTGCACGAAAGTGCCTAGCATTCGCGTCCGAGCTTGACCACAACCTCTTGAGCTCTGGTGGTGCCTCAGGAGTTGAAAGATGAATCTTTCCACCCCGACAACAGAATTCGGGCGGTTCACCCTCGAATTTCTTTGCGTTGCAGTGCTCGTAGTTCGGCACCGATGGTAGCATGTGCGACTCTAACAAGACATTAGCGTAAAACCTACCTTATGGATCTAGGACATCAGGCTCACTATTCTCTTCCTCATCCATGTCGAGATTGTGCTCGATGTCGGTTCCCTCCTCATCATCTTCTGACaaaatattgatgtgttacacgTTGAAAGAAAGTTTGTGAAAGAATGTTTTGACTATTACACGATGTACCTTGTCCGACAAAAAAGTacgcctcatcctcttcctcgtcctcctcaaatATGACATCCTCATCATAGTCTGTGCAACATAGCCACATATATGATGAGAGAAACATAATGGCATaccaaaaaacaaaaaaggaTAAATTTAATAAAGAAAATACCATCCTCAACCATAGAGTCAAGGGTATGAGCTTGTGCACCGTTTGGAGGCATTGAAGAGGTACCATCAACTACAGACGGTTGTGTCTATGTACCTGTGCAATTATTAGGTCGTGGAACTAGAGTTTCCTAGGTGACACCACCTGTAGTAACAAAAGGTATGAGTTTTTGGAATAGAAGAGCGAAGGTGAAAGTACTGACAATATATACTGATCATGGCTAATTACCATTGTAAACCACACTCGGTTGAGTCAGGTCGTTCGAATCATTGCACTTTCTATCCGCACACCCTCTAGCCCTTCTTCCAATGTTTGCTTCAAAAGCCCGATTGTGACGGGATAGAAGGGCATTTCTCTCTCCAATGGTCACTCGATGCCTATGTATGGTCTGTGCCATAGCCATTTTAGGGCTTTGGACTTCTGGATTTTGAACTACAGACGACGCGATGTCAACAGTTGTGCCCCTCAATTTAGGTATTTCATATCATGTGAAGGCGTTTCAGGAGATTGAGGTGAAGAAGGGAAAATAAGCTGAGGGTTAAAGTGAGGGCTCTCCATGGCTAATGAGTCTGGATGGAAATTGTTTGCTTGGTGTTCATTCACCATCCTATTATAGTTTTTCTTCATCCCTTTTCGCTTCTCCTTCTCTTGTGGAGTCATTTGTAGTTTTCTTGCTGCATTTTTTGCCGCATACAAGTCACGCCGCCTCTTGTTTATTAGCGCCTTTTATTTAGGAGACAGTGTAGTCCGTCGTGCTCTATCTAGTTTGCTCTTATGCTCTTTTGGACACGTGACAATATTATTGGTGGAATTAGATGCATTTGCAGCACCTATATATTGATAAAAAAGTACGGTCTCAAATAAATTATAGAAGGGCACATATTGCAAGAATATTAATTCCTTATTACATTGTCATGAATGACATTTGGGTTGCCCGCTACATTTTTTCTTCTCAAATAGATAACATTAATGAAAAAAACAATGTATTTGGGTTTAGATCAGGTGATGCATCAGTCAAGTCAATTATGCCACTTTGATCTATATATCTATCAGAGCAGTcatctacatatatataataacatgATATTAACCTTGGCCTCGGCATCATACAAACACAACAAAAAATAATTAGTATTAGGAACAAAAGAAATCAAAATGGTACATGTGTTATCTTTATCAATCTGCATGAGTTCGTATGAGTTGTTTCGATGTAGCCAGTCgctatcttcatagccatcagtGTTTTCTGTGGTTGATTCAACTCTAACTGGTACACCATAATTACACAACAAATAAGCAAACTAATGACTGATGCAAGTAGGTGGTATCATTCATACACAACAAAAAAAACTTTTCTTAATTTGTAAAGTTTAGTCCATCTGATTTTTTCCTAATTTGCACAAAACTTTTAGCTCAATGTATATACATTTACAACATATACATCACTATACATTAAATAAACTAAAAATGGTAATACTGAATTTAGAAACAGAAAATTAGAATGTGGTGGACCTCTCGACCCAGCAGCTAGTGTTGTTTCTGCCTTTCTCAGAAGATACTTTTCTCTATGTTTTTTTTCATCCCTTTCTTCTTGAGTCATTGCTGCATGTCGTGCTTTTTATCTTTCCCTTTTACGCTGCGCACATTCATCAACTTGTGCTTGTGAATTTGATGTTGTCTGGCCCGCTGTTTGAAAATAAGTTGATAGATATTTACTTAATCACCACAAATAATACAAGTGAAAGCGTCTATGGACATGTGTATAAACAATTACCTCCATTGATGGTGTTTGTCAAGTCTGCAAATGGTGTATGACCTTCATTATTTTGCATAGGTTCCATTATGATGAAACTGAACACAAAATTAATCCCTAGTTTCAATCAGAATTTAATCTCTCAAAGTGGTCGAAGTTAGCAAGCATAATACATGTACATAaatgtaattagatcagatccgaatacaaataacCAATTATCTTAAGTTAGGGTTGGGTCCTCAGTTTAGTAAACTATCGTCACTTGTGTCAGTTGTACCCAAGTGGCGATCAACAGGACAAAAGTTATCTGTGTATCTTGATTCCTTCAATTTCCTCACCTCTAAGTTTGATAGACAGCAAAAAGCTTGTCATTGAACAGAATTATGATGTGTACCTACAAATGGTTGTATGTGCTTGATTTTTTAGAAGGAAATCTTGAGAGACCAATAGCAGGAGTTGCCTAACCTGAACATCAAAGGCATATACAAATTTAGAGTAGTTCATATTTGTGGCTGCAGCTACTGGTTGTCAAAGGCATATACAAATTCAGAGTAGTTCATATTTGAATGCACAGAAAATATACAATAGCACAAAGGGACCATATTAATGATCATCTGTTGAGTTCACATAGTGGACATGCCAAAATCCCATGGTGACAGTGTGGGTGAGTGGAGTCAACCAGCCCAGGGTCGACCACACAGGTTGGGGCAAAATCAAATGAGGGCCTTTGAGATGGTAAACAGGCAATCACTTTAACCATATTTGGGCTCAAAGCACAATGACCATACATGAAGAGGAAGCTGAAGAAAATAGCAGGGCGTGAAAATTAAAgcacatgacaggcaatatttAGTCAAATGGGAGATGTAATCGAGCACTATTAGGCAAGTAGATCAATGGACTGTACAATGGCACTATATATATGGATTGAGGGCTAGATTGTTTTTTAAGTCGGAATCCTACAGTGAACAACTTGATGATGACAGTTAAATAGTTGTCAGAAAGCATATAACAGCAACCTAGTGTTCTACAACTATGTTGATTCAGGTTCCCTGCAAAACTCTAAGTTTACTACTATCCAGAACTACATACAAGTTTGTGATATTATGATGGCTGACTAATTCTGTAATTCATCAAAACAAATATATTGATTGAGAAACAGTAGTGCGAGTCATGTGTGCGACCATCATCCCTGATGCCGACGTCAAGATCGGGGAGATGACCAAGTAGGAAGCGGGAGAAACGGAACACGGTGAAAGCAATTCGCATCTAACTGAATCCTCTCTACTTCTGAATCCAATTGCTGGACCGTGAATGGTTAAGAAATTACCTGGTCAGGCAGACTCTGATTTCAGACATTGCTTGGCTGAAGCCCTGCAATCATGCTTGTGTGAATGACATGGGCAGGCAGTGGTTTGATTTTTTTAGTTCCTACGAGTACCAGTAAAGAACAAAAGCATGTGTCATTATTTATATAAGAGAAGTTTTAAAATATAGTTGGACAGTTGTGCAGTTCAGTCATTCTATCTTAAAGGAAATAATATCAGCATGGCTTGCAGTCTCACGAGAAAGGAGTATAGGACTAATTTATATTTATAAAAATTCTGAGATATTGACAACACCAACATACTAACAACATCAAATTGTGATGGCTACTGACCTATTGTAATAGGCATAATTACTAAACAATTGCAGCACTTATGGTGATTGGGGAGATACATCAGAACGTGTTAGCATTTTAGTAGTCTATTAAATTATTTGACTGAAAACTTCACGACTTAGCTGCCTTCTTTTCCTGACAATTTGGACATGAAATTTAGTGAACATTGACAATGTCTGTTGTTACCTTATTCTCACCGGAGCTCCAAATCATTGCCGTTGGTACTGTTTCAACTGTCTCTACCCTACTGATAACAAATTGCAGGCACCTACAAATGCAAGCAGAAATGTAGATTCTAAACCAAGAATATCAGAACACATGGAAGCAAGCAGAACACCAGATTGATGCAATCATGATTCatgaaagagcatgatgagtTCTAGCTTAATATAAAACAAGGCACAAACTATTTAGCACATTGTGAttgccaaaaaaatagaaaaaaatattcTTGTACCTCAATCAATCTATAATGACCTATCCATCGAGACCTAAAAAACGTACATattaattttttaaaataattAAGGTATATGAACCATGGATGTCATTAATTCAGAACTGAAATGATATATAGCTATATAAAATTGTATTGTCTTTGTTCTACTTTGTTTTTAAAAAGTATTATATACTCTCAGTTTAGTTTTCTAAGCACTAATAATGAAATCATTTAGATTTGTTCCGTTCAATTGAATAACCAAACAAAAATAGCGATAATTCTTTAACTGATTTAATCAAACCCTAATTATGATGTATTTTTATATAGCTATATATCATTTCAGTGCTCACACCAGGCAGCTTTGCTTCGGTGTAAAGCAGACAGCCCCAAAATAAATAAGAACGGTTTGGTCCCAAATTAGTATGAACAGTTAACTAATTATCGAACTAAATAATTTAGTTGAGGGATATCAAACATGGATATGTACCTTAATTAATTAAAACCATATTCAATTATTTAAAAACTGCAATCATGCCATGTATATAGTATCAGGTTTTTTCACAGAGAAAGGAATGGTAAGGAGATAGACCTGGACTGCAGGTAGCCTTGGCCAATGCTGTCGTGACCAGCCCTGAACGACTTGTGCTAGCTGCTGATGCACCGTTGTCGACGGCAGGTTCATGGACGGCGAGGCTTGCGTTGGAGATGGCGTGAGGCCTGAGCGAGCAGTGATGAACTAGAACCACAGAGCCTGCAAATCTGGGACCTTAATATATTAGAAATCACATGGCTGGCGTTGATCCTCACGGAGACAAAGAGGCAGAAAAGAACAATTAATTAAATTAAGCAGTATATGAACTTTCGGTATATAGTTAAAACAAGATTGAAGATCACGGTATACCTTAGGCCAATCGTGGGAGGACCAACGATTGGCTATGGAACAGTGATGCAGTCCACTGGACAAGGGATCTGAGGAGGGTCAGGCGGTCATGGTGATGCGTGGTACTCGTCACCTCCTGCCGCCGAGAGAAATCACCGTGTATTGGATAGACGGAGGTCGCCGCCAGTGGCTGGCCGTATCATCGACATGGGATGATCAGGGCAGCAGTCACTCACAGGCCCTTGGTGAATGGTTGTCTGCTGCAGGTGGCCCCTTATCAAGGCTGGAAGTGGGAGGTGAAGCAATTATCGGTGTTGAGCTCGGGCGGCAAATGAGGAATGACGACAGATGGGGGTGGAGAGGTTcttaaagaaaagaaaagaaaagaaaagatgaaAAGGGTGTCCACGGTTTCGGAGCAGTTGATTTTGCATGCGGGCATGCGGCTGATTTGTGAGGGGCGCTGATCTTGCGTGGTGCCGATTTTGCATGGTGGTGCCTGCAGCTGATCGTGAGAAACAGAAAAGGAGAGGAAATCAGAAATatccggaggaggcgtggatcctAATGGGGAGAGGTAGACCCAAAACAAATGTCGTaccaaaaagtgtccacgctttgttctttttagttgtaggagaaggAGATTGCAACGTGCATGTGTGTGAATAATGAAACAGTTGGATGGATATTAGACCTATAAGGACCAGACCAGCTAGATGTTAggcatgttcggctggtattaaagctggctgataagacggctgaagctgatttgttgtgagagaaaaatactgttgaaaGCTCTGGCTTCTAGCGTATAGCTTTTGCTTGTGTGTGTGTAAAAGCTGGTATGTTTGGGTCAGGACTTTTGGGTGATCTTTTTCAGCCTAGCTGACCTCAGAGAGGCAGCTCGTGAGATTGTATGTTACGCGACTAATCTCGCCAGATCCTCAACGGTCACCCTGCTGTACACTAACCTCACTACTCAGCTGTGTTAGTTCACACCTGCCCCATAGCAGACATGCATGAAGTGTGCCAAATTAAATGCCTAAACTGcttattggccctgttcgcttgtcttaaatttggcttgttcggcttattttttcagccggaacagtgtttttctctcacaacaattcagccggaacagtgtttttcagccagtttcagtcaaagttcagaccagcgaacggggccattgtgtTCTTGTGCATAGTGTAGGGCAGGCCATTAGTATTATACATTTCTATACTACTTAGACACATTTTTAACCTATGTCATTATTCTGTCACACACGATATATACGTGAATGTTCTTTATATGAACGCAACTACACACATCTTAATCTTATAAACACTTCTAGAAGATTGATAAAGTCAATTACAGGTGCCTCA
It encodes:
- the LOC136458246 gene encoding uncharacterized protein gives rise to the protein MGKDIRSFPLPDIVHSYDDASHIPYEIFEEASVEQNPEDVLLCDSLNAKQRSAYDEIMATIYSKQGGMFFMDGPGRTRKTFLYRALLAKLRSQDKLVVATATSGVAASIMLGGRMAHSCFKIPLTIEEGGCCSFTKQSGTAKLLQQAALVIWDEASMTKRQNVEALDNSLWDIMGWSDLPFGGKTVVLGGDFRQVLLVVRKGSMAQIVGASLRRSYLWESMRHLKLVRNMRAQSDSRFADYLLRIGGGTEEVNEDGNVCILDEICVPYSGDAEKDLHRLIGIIFPDLNANMADKGYITTRAILSTCNDWVDMINMKMIDMFQGGEMVYHSFDSTVDDPHNYYLLEFLNSLTPNGLPPHVLKLKLRCHVILLRNIDPTNGLCNGTRPVVWGS